A window of Thermococcus aggregans contains these coding sequences:
- a CDS encoding phosphoglycolate phosphatase, translating into MKIKAISVDIDGTITYPDRKLHEKALEAIRKAEEVGLPVMLVTGNSACFAYTASILIGTSGPFIAEDGGVIGDKQNNRIFLGDMGDSMILWSELKKRYPQAEMSDTMKFGERRAGLVLKRTVPVEAVREIIRELGLNLVAVDSGYAIHVKQPHVNKGEGLKKACEILGITPKEVAHIGDGENDLDAFEVVGYKIAVAQAPEILKKKADYVTSKPYGEGAAEGIMHLLEKFGYI; encoded by the coding sequence ATGAAGATTAAGGCGATATCTGTAGATATCGACGGCACGATAACGTATCCCGATAGAAAACTTCATGAAAAAGCCCTTGAAGCAATTAGGAAAGCAGAAGAAGTTGGACTTCCCGTTATGCTGGTTACCGGAAACAGCGCATGCTTTGCTTACACTGCGAGCATCTTAATAGGGACGAGTGGGCCGTTTATAGCTGAAGATGGAGGTGTTATAGGGGATAAGCAGAACAACAGAATTTTCCTTGGAGATATGGGAGATTCTATGATCTTGTGGAGCGAACTTAAAAAACGCTATCCCCAAGCAGAGATGAGCGACACAATGAAATTCGGCGAGAGAAGAGCAGGACTTGTGCTAAAAAGAACCGTGCCCGTTGAGGCCGTTAGGGAGATTATAAGAGAACTCGGTTTAAATCTTGTTGCGGTTGATAGCGGATACGCAATACACGTAAAGCAGCCTCACGTAAACAAGGGAGAAGGATTGAAGAAGGCGTGCGAAATTTTGGGCATAACCCCAAAGGAAGTCGCTCACATTGGAGATGGCGAAAACGATCTTGACGCTTTTGAAGTCGTGGGATACAAGATTGCGGTAGCTCAAGCTCCAGAGATTCTTAAAAAGAAAGCGGATTATGTGACGAGCAAGCCTTATGGTGAAGGTGCTGCGGAGGGAATTATGCACCTTTTAGAAAAATTTGGGTATATCTAA